The Seriola aureovittata isolate HTS-2021-v1 ecotype China chromosome 3, ASM2101889v1, whole genome shotgun sequence genome includes a region encoding these proteins:
- the LOC130167035 gene encoding serine hydrolase-like protein produces MMQALKGVRHLKSSTMKQAVSELCVPVPWGEIRGKVWGPDHGRPVLCVHGWADNCGTFNTLIPLLPKDCRYVAVDLAGHGRSSHRPPGIFYTFPSYVMDVRRVVDALQWSKFSIIGHSMGGNVAGLFSAVYPEMVDAVVLLDSYGFLPTDLKEMPKVIRQGMDEMLQFEKKTEEKKSRVYSYEKAAERLSAVNPTLSEQSVHILLERGLVQVEGGVVFSRDFRINLKNIVRISLEQSLEMQSRIKASILVVLAEGGFEKIFAEPDQKKFTSALLQAYRDRNNTVVTVPGDHHVHLNNPEAVAPLVSDFLQTKVLTQSDSLIDVPASKI; encoded by the exons ATGATGCAGGCTTTGAAAGGCGTCAGACACCTGAAATCCAGTACAATGAAACAAGCAG TCTCAGAGCTCTGTGTTCCAGTCCCATGGGGAGAGATCAGAGGAAAAGTCTGGGGTCCTGATCATGGTCGTCCTGTGCTGTGCGTTCATGGCTGGGCTGACAACTGTGGTACATTCAACACCCTCATTCCCCTGCTGCCCAAAG ACTGCAGGTATGTGGCGGTCGACCTGGCAGGTCATGGTCGCTCGTCACACCGTCCCCCTGGAATTTTCTACACCTTTCCCTCGTATGTGATGGATGTGCGCAGAGTCGTTGACG CTCTGCAGTGGAGCAAATTCTCCATCATAGGCCACAGTATGG gTGGGAATGTTGCTGGACTG TTCAGCGCTGTGTATCCTGAGATGGTGGATGCTGTCGTACTTCTGGACTCCTACGGATTTTTACCCACAGATCTG AAAGAAATGCCTAAAGTGATAAGGCAGGGGATGGATGAGATGcttcagtttgaaaaaaagacagaagagaaaaagagtaGAGTTTATTCTTATGAGAAGGCAGCTGAGAG gcTTTCGGCTGTAAACCCGACTCTGTCTGAACAGTCTGTGCACATCCTTTTAGAGCGAGGTCTAGTTCAAGTTGAAGGAG gCGTTGTGTTCTCTCGAGACTTTCGTATTAATCTG AAAAACATAGTGCGCATCAGTTTGGAGCAGAGTCTGGAGATGCAGTCGAGGATAAAAGCCTCCATCCTAGTTGTTCT AGCAGAAGGCGGCTTTGAGAAAATATTTGCTGAACCAGATCAAAAGAAATTTACATCAGCACTTCTCCAGGCCTATAGGGACAGAAAT AACACAGTGGTGACAGTACCAGGCGACCACCACGTCCATCTGAATAATCCTGAAGCTGTGGCGCCACTTGTGTCGGACTTCCTGCAAACCAAAGTGTTGACACAGTCAGACAGCCTGATAGATGTGCCGGCCTCTAAGATatag
- the zgc:158803 gene encoding LUC7 domain-containing protein encodes MSAQAQMRAMLDQLMGTGRDGDTMRQRIKFTDERVCKSHLLDSCPHDILSGTRMDLGECMKVHDLALRADYEIASKEQEYFFELDAAEHLQSFIADCDRRTELAKKRLAETQDEISAEVAAKAERVHELNEEIGKLLARAEQLGGEGNVDEAQQLLEKVEKTRALKKEAEDVYRNSMPASSFQQQKLRVCEVCSAYLGLHDNDRRLADHFGGKLHLGFIQIREKLEKLRKAVIEKQERMRVRRREEREREDERERQWEMEREREREREREREWERERERERERRRSRSRSGDRYRDGGSSSSHHSRRHHSSRSREEGGERDRERERKHRHKDRHRSRSHSHRHKKKRSSRERSTHTRDRERSLSQERWRENAADGCREDRAECGEWEDRERSTSPDTARGRERERSLSFERDRRSSSEERESGEI; translated from the exons ATGTCGGCCCAGGCGCAGATGCGAGCGATGCTTGACCAGCTCATGGGGACGGGGAGAGACG gAGACACCATGCGGCAGAGAATCAAATTCACAGATGAGCGGGTCTGCAAAAGTCACCTTTTGGATTCATGTCCTCACGACATTCTGTCAGGCACC AGAATGGACCTGGGAGAGTGTATGAAAGTCCATGACCTGGCCCTAAGAGCAGACTACGAGATTGCCTCCAAGGAGCAGGAGTACTTTTTTGAACTTGAT GCTGCTGAACACCTTCAGTCTTTTATTGCAGACTGTGACCGTAGGACTGAGCTGGCCAAGAAAAGACTTGCTGAGACGCAGGATGAGATCAGTGCTGAAGTGGCTGCAAAG GCTGAACGTGTCCACGAGCTGAACGAAGAGATTGGGAAGCTGCTGGCCCGGGCAGAGCAGCTTGGAGGTGAAGGAAACGTAGATGAAGCCCAGCAGCTACTGGAAAAGGTGGAGAAGACCCGGGCCTtaaagaaagaggcagag GACGTGTACAGAAACTCGATGCCAGCATCCagctttcaacaacaaaaactacgGGTGTGCGAGGTGTGCTCAGCTTACCTGGGTCTCCACGACAATGATCGTCGGCTAGCCGATCACTTTGGGGGCAAACTGCACCTCGGCTTCATTCAAATCCGTGAGAAGCTTGAAAAGCTAAGG AAAGCAGTTATAGAGAAACAAGAACGAATGCGAGTGAGAAGACGAGAGGAACGcgagagagaagatgaaaggGAGCGACAGTGGGAGATGGAGcgggagcgagagagagagcgggaacGAGAGCGAGAATGGGAGAGAGaacgagaaagagagagggaacgTAGGAG GTCAAGATCTAGAAGTGGAGATCGTTACAG GGATGGAGGCAGTTCATCTTCCCATCATTCAAGACGCCATCACTCCTCTCGTTCAAGAGAAGAAGGTGGGGAGCGggatcgagagagagagaggaaacaccGACACAAGGACAGACATCGCTCACGCTCACACTCTCACAGGCACAAAAAGAAGAG ATCCTCTAGAGAGAGATCAACGCACACCCGCGACAGAGAGCGCTCGTTGTCccaggagagatggagagagaatgCGGCAGATGGATGCCGTGAGGACAGGGCGGAGTGCGGAGAATGGGAGGACAGGGAGAGGTCCACCTCCCCGGACACGGCCAGGGGAAGGGAACGAGAAAGATCCCTGTCGTTTGAGCGGGACCGACGCTCCAGCTCTGAGGAGCGAGAGTCTGGGGAGATATGA
- the LOC130166379 gene encoding serine hydrolase-like protein isoform X3: MVALCCACTAGLTTVAHSTPSSPFYPKSAGMWRWTWQVTVGHLIVLLELSTALLHMWRMYAELLTVSLGLKKFSIIGHSMGADIAGMFSALYPEMVDALVLLDAYGFFPTDSKEVSKVMRQGMDEMIQFEKKSEEKKRVYTYEKVVERLLTANPTLSEQSVRILLERGLVQVEGAGFVFSRDLRVNFKNMLRLSLEQSLEMQSRIQASVLVVLAEDGFDRIFSEPGRFTSAILQSFQDRNHKVVIVPGDHHVHLNKPEVVAPFVSNFLRTKALSVSTKQHKL; the protein is encoded by the exons ATGGTCGCCCTGTGCTGTGCCTGCACGGCTGGGCTGACAACTGTGGCACATTCAACACCCTCATCCCCCTTCTACCCAAAG AGTGCAGGTATGTGGCGGTGGACCTGGCAGGTCACGGTCGGTCATCTCATCGTCCTCCTGGAGCTTTCTACTGCGCTCCTGCATATGTGGCGGATGTACGCAGAGTTGCTGACGGTGT CTCTGGGGCTGAAGAAATTCTCCATCATAGGCCACAGTATGG GTGCTGACATTGCTGGAATG TTCAGTGCTCTGTATCCTGAGATGGTGGATGCTCTCGTGCTGCTGGACGCTTACGGATTCTTCCCAACAGATTCG AAAGAAGTTTCCAAAGTGATGAGGCAGGGGATGGATGAGATGATccagtttgaaaaaaagtcagaagaaaagaaaagagtttaCACTTATGAGAAGGTGGTTGAGAg GCTGTTGACTGCAAACCCGACTCTGTCTGAACAGTCTGTGCGCATCCTGTTAGAGCGAGGTCTAGTTCAAGTCGAAGGAG CAGGATTTGTGTTCTCCAGAGACCTGAGAGTTAATTTT AAAAACATGCTGCGCCTCAGTTTGGAGCAGAGTCTGGAGATGCAGTCGCGGATTCAAGCCTCTGTCCTAGTTGTTCT AGCAGAAGACGGCTTTGATAGAATATTTTCTGAACCAGGGAGATTCACTTCAGCAATCCTCCAGTCCTTCCAGGACAGAAAT CACAAGGTGGTGATAGTCCCAGGCGATCATCACGTCCATCTGAATAAACCTGAAGTCGTGGCTCCGTTTGTGTCCAACTTCCTGCGAACTAAAGCACTGTCAGTATCAACCAAGCAGCACAAGTTATAA
- the smdt1b gene encoding single-pass membrane protein with aspartate-rich tail 1b, with product MATSILRLPLRLSTRKTAIMSRNTGLKASNIPRTTPIRTAVSTPSGAILPKPDKTPFGLIRMTVVVVPFLYVGTLISKNFAALLEEHDIFVPEDDDDDD from the exons ATGGCGACGAGTATACTGCGGCTCCCGCTGCGACTTTCCACCAGAAAAACGGCGATAATGAGCCGTAACACTGGCTTGAAAGCATCAAACATACCCAGGACGACTCCAATCCGAACTGCAGTATCGACGCCTTCGGGGGCAATCCTACCGAAACCGGATAAA ACACCATTTGGTCTTATCCGTATGACAGTGGTGGTGGTGCCTTTCCTGTATGTTGGAACTCTGATCAGCAAGAACTTTGCCGCTCTTTTGGAGGAACATGACATCTTTGTCCCTGAGGATGACGACGACGATGACTGA
- the mb gene encoding myoglobin, which yields MADFDMVLKHWGPVEADYSAHGNLVLTRLFTEHPDTQKLFPKFAGIAKGEMAGNKDIAAHGATVLKKLGELLKAKGNHATILKPLANSHANKHKIGINNFKLITEVIIKVMEEKAGLDPAGQQAMRNVMAVVIADIEANYKELGFSG from the exons ATGGCTGACTTTGACATGGTTTTGAAGCACTGGGGTCCAGTGGAGGCAGACTACTCCGCCCATGGGAACCTGGTTCTGACCCG TTTATTCACAGAGCACCCAGACACCCAGAAGCTGTTCCCCAAGTTTGCTGGCATTGCCAAGGGTGAAATGGCTGGCAACAAAGATATTGCTGCCCATGGTGCCACTGTGCTAAAGAAACTTGGTGAGCTGCTGAAGGCCAAAGGCAACCATGCTACCATCCTCAAACCTCTGGCCAACAGCCACGCCAACAAGCACAAGATCGGCATTAATAACTTCAAG CTGATTACCGAGGTCATTATTAAAGTCATGGAGGAGAAGGCAGGACTGGATCCAGCCGGGCAGCAGGCCATGAGGAACGTAATGGCCGTTGTCATTGCTGACATTGAGGCCAACTACAAAGAGCTGGGCTTCAGTGGCTGA
- the LOC130166379 gene encoding serine hydrolase-like protein isoform X2, with protein MAEEVSELCVPVPWGEIRGKVWGPDHGRPVLCLHGWADNCGTFNTLIPLLPKECRYVAVDLAGHGRSSHRPPGAFYCAPAYVADVRRVADALGLKKFSIIGHSMGADIAGMFSALYPEMVDALVLLDAYGFFPTDSKEVSKVMRQGMDEMIQFEKKSEEKKRVYTYEKVVERLLTANPTLSEQSVRILLERGLVQVEGGFVFSRDLRVNFKNMLRLSLEQSLEMQSRIQASVLVVLAEDGFDRIFSEPGRFTSAILQSFQDRNHKVVIVPGDHHVHLNKPEVVAPFVSNFLRTKALSVSTKQHKL; from the exons ATGGCTGAAGAGG TCTCAGAGCTCTGTGTTCCAGTCCCATGGGGAGAGATCAGAGGTAAAGTCTGGGGTCCTGATCATGGTCGCCCTGTGCTGTGCCTGCACGGCTGGGCTGACAACTGTGGCACATTCAACACCCTCATCCCCCTTCTACCCAAAG AGTGCAGGTATGTGGCGGTGGACCTGGCAGGTCACGGTCGGTCATCTCATCGTCCTCCTGGAGCTTTCTACTGCGCTCCTGCATATGTGGCGGATGTACGCAGAGTTGCTGACG CTCTGGGGCTGAAGAAATTCTCCATCATAGGCCACAGTATGG GTGCTGACATTGCTGGAATG TTCAGTGCTCTGTATCCTGAGATGGTGGATGCTCTCGTGCTGCTGGACGCTTACGGATTCTTCCCAACAGATTCG AAAGAAGTTTCCAAAGTGATGAGGCAGGGGATGGATGAGATGATccagtttgaaaaaaagtcagaagaaaagaaaagagtttaCACTTATGAGAAGGTGGTTGAGAg GCTGTTGACTGCAAACCCGACTCTGTCTGAACAGTCTGTGCGCATCCTGTTAGAGCGAGGTCTAGTTCAAGTCGAAGGAG GATTTGTGTTCTCCAGAGACCTGAGAGTTAATTTT AAAAACATGCTGCGCCTCAGTTTGGAGCAGAGTCTGGAGATGCAGTCGCGGATTCAAGCCTCTGTCCTAGTTGTTCT AGCAGAAGACGGCTTTGATAGAATATTTTCTGAACCAGGGAGATTCACTTCAGCAATCCTCCAGTCCTTCCAGGACAGAAAT CACAAGGTGGTGATAGTCCCAGGCGATCATCACGTCCATCTGAATAAACCTGAAGTCGTGGCTCCGTTTGTGTCCAACTTCCTGCGAACTAAAGCACTGTCAGTATCAACCAAGCAGCACAAGTTATAA
- the LOC130166379 gene encoding serine hydrolase-like protein isoform X1: protein MAEEVSELCVPVPWGEIRGKVWGPDHGRPVLCLHGWADNCGTFNTLIPLLPKECRYVAVDLAGHGRSSHRPPGAFYCAPAYVADVRRVADALGLKKFSIIGHSMGADIAGMFSALYPEMVDALVLLDAYGFFPTDSKEVSKVMRQGMDEMIQFEKKSEEKKRVYTYEKVVERLLTANPTLSEQSVRILLERGLVQVEGAGFVFSRDLRVNFKNMLRLSLEQSLEMQSRIQASVLVVLAEDGFDRIFSEPGRFTSAILQSFQDRNHKVVIVPGDHHVHLNKPEVVAPFVSNFLRTKALSVSTKQHKL, encoded by the exons ATGGCTGAAGAGG TCTCAGAGCTCTGTGTTCCAGTCCCATGGGGAGAGATCAGAGGTAAAGTCTGGGGTCCTGATCATGGTCGCCCTGTGCTGTGCCTGCACGGCTGGGCTGACAACTGTGGCACATTCAACACCCTCATCCCCCTTCTACCCAAAG AGTGCAGGTATGTGGCGGTGGACCTGGCAGGTCACGGTCGGTCATCTCATCGTCCTCCTGGAGCTTTCTACTGCGCTCCTGCATATGTGGCGGATGTACGCAGAGTTGCTGACG CTCTGGGGCTGAAGAAATTCTCCATCATAGGCCACAGTATGG GTGCTGACATTGCTGGAATG TTCAGTGCTCTGTATCCTGAGATGGTGGATGCTCTCGTGCTGCTGGACGCTTACGGATTCTTCCCAACAGATTCG AAAGAAGTTTCCAAAGTGATGAGGCAGGGGATGGATGAGATGATccagtttgaaaaaaagtcagaagaaaagaaaagagtttaCACTTATGAGAAGGTGGTTGAGAg GCTGTTGACTGCAAACCCGACTCTGTCTGAACAGTCTGTGCGCATCCTGTTAGAGCGAGGTCTAGTTCAAGTCGAAGGAG CAGGATTTGTGTTCTCCAGAGACCTGAGAGTTAATTTT AAAAACATGCTGCGCCTCAGTTTGGAGCAGAGTCTGGAGATGCAGTCGCGGATTCAAGCCTCTGTCCTAGTTGTTCT AGCAGAAGACGGCTTTGATAGAATATTTTCTGAACCAGGGAGATTCACTTCAGCAATCCTCCAGTCCTTCCAGGACAGAAAT CACAAGGTGGTGATAGTCCCAGGCGATCATCACGTCCATCTGAATAAACCTGAAGTCGTGGCTCCGTTTGTGTCCAACTTCCTGCGAACTAAAGCACTGTCAGTATCAACCAAGCAGCACAAGTTATAA
- the pane1 gene encoding centromere protein M, translating to MSLLKPFSKLPGLNTANILLVESEEQFQQNLADTLVEETAVTVNVRLAKSLPLPMENEESRPRIDLVVFIINLTSELSFRSAEASLKYLDPGYFLGKVCFMVTNARNASVPTERLDAVRKLAASLHCPLLFAEDQTPDGVTNAAERLLTILKVAAGLVPMTTALYLSNLTRCTLPPDIDQPSFD from the exons aTGTCGTTGCTGAAACCCTTCAGTAAGCTGCCTGGTTTGAACACAGCGAACATCTTG ctAGTGGAAAGTGAGGAGCAGTTTCAGCAGAATTTAGCAGATACTCTGGTGGAGGAGACCGCTGTCACCGTGAATGT GAGACTAGCCAAGAGTCTCCCTCTGCCCATGGAGAACGAGGAGAGTCGTCCAAGAATAGACCTGGTGGTGTTCATCATCAACCTGACCTCAGAGCTCAG TTTTCGATCAGCAGAAGCTTCCCTGAAATATTTGGACCCTGGATATTTCCTTGGAAAAGTCTGCTTCATGGTCACTAATG CTCGTAACGCTTCAGTCCCCACAGAGCGTCTGGATGCTGTCAGAAAACTGGCTGCATCACTCCATTGCCCCCTGCTGTTTGCAGAGGATCAG ACTCCAGATGGTGTGACCAATGCTGCAGAGAGGCTGCTGACCATCCTTAAGGTGGCAGCCGGTCTTGTTCCCATGACTACTGCTCTCTACCTGTCCAACCTGACTCGATGCACCCTTCCTCCAGACATCGACCAGCCGAGCTTTGATTAG